The following is a genomic window from Ancylomarina subtilis.
ATCGTGAAGTGAACGAAGGCGTTGCTCTAAACAAGCAGAAGGATATGTTACCTCTCCTTTCGATGATTACCGATGAAATGGAAAAGGATAACTGCTTGATCAATTTAATTGCCGATGAATTAAAAATAGATACACAATCTATTATTGATTTTGATGTGACCTTATACGAAGTTGAAAAGGGAAGCATCTTTGGATTGAATGAAGAATTTATCTCATCTCCAAAGTTAGATGATCTTGCAATGGCTTATGCTGGTCTTAAAGCATTACTGAAATCAACAAGCAGTAAAAAAACAAAGCTATTAGCCATCTTCGACAACGAAGAAGTAGGAAGTGGTACCAAACAAGGAGCAGGTTCTCCGGTATTGCGTCACCTGTTGCAACGTATCGTTTATAAGTTGGGGAAAAATATGGAAGATTTTCATCGAGCCATTTACAATTCATTCATGATCTCTGCAGATATGGCCCATGCCGTTCATCCTAATATTTCAGAAAAACACGATCCAAGCAACCGTCCGTTCATCAACAAAGGACCCGTTATCAAAATTCATGCAAATCAGAAATACACTACTGATGGCGATTCGGGAACAGTATTTGAAACCCTTTGTAAGAATGCCGATGTGCCTTATCAGAAGTTTGTGAACCGTTCAGATCTTGTTGGAGGAAGTACATTAGGTAATGTTTCAACCGGACAAATC
Proteins encoded in this region:
- a CDS encoding M18 family aminopeptidase; protein product: MNQEKQQAQELIDFIHRSPSTYHAVNNVREELIEAGFEELDLREEWSINKGGKYFTGKNGSAIFAFTVGEGEIEEEGFQLICAHSDAPGFKIKPNPEITVEGNYIKLNTEVYGAPILSTWMDRPLSIAGRVCVESNDPLNPEQLFVKIDRPLMVIPNLAIHLNREVNEGVALNKQKDMLPLLSMITDEMEKDNCLINLIADELKIDTQSIIDFDVTLYEVEKGSIFGLNEEFISSPKLDDLAMAYAGLKALLKSTSSKKTKLLAIFDNEEVGSGTKQGAGSPVLRHLLQRIVYKLGKNMEDFHRAIYNSFMISADMAHAVHPNISEKHDPSNRPFINKGPVIKIHANQKYTTDGDSGTVFETLCKNADVPYQKFVNRSDLVGGSTLGNVSTGQIDIRTVDIGNPMFAMHSVRETGGVKDNVYIQKVFSYFFSL